In Pirellulales bacterium, the sequence CGAGGTCGATAGCTGCACGCGGATCTGTTCTTGCTGCGTGGTGGGAAAGACGTCGATGATGCGGTTGACGGTACCTTCGGCCCCCGTGGTGTGGAGCGTGCCGAAGACGACGTGCCCCGTTTCGGCCGCGGTGATGGCCGCCTCGATGGTGGCGAGGTCGCGCATTTCGCCCACGAGGATCACGTCGGGGTCCATACGCAGGGCGCGGCGAATCGCCTCGGGAAAGCTGGGGACGTCGACGCCGATCTCGCGCTGGTTGACGGTCGACTTCTTGTGTTTGTGATAGAACTCGATCGGGTCTTCGATCGTGATGATGTGGTGGTCGACGGTGTCGTTGATGTAATTGATCATGCTGGCCAGGCTGGTGCTTTTGCCCGAGCCGGTGGGGCCCGTGACGAGGAACAGCCCGCGTGGGCGCATGATCAACGAGCTGCAGACCGGCGGCAGGCCGAGTTGATCGAACGAGAGGAATTCGTTCGGAATGCGCCGCAACACCATGCCCACGGTGCCGCGCTGCTTGAAGACGGCCACGCGGAAGCGGGCGGCATCGCCGAAGGCAAAACCAAAGTCGGTTCCGCCCATTTCCTGGAGTTCTTGTTGGCAGCGTTCGGGAGTGATGCTCTTCATCAGGCCGACGGTGTCGTCCGGCTCGAGGACCTTGGTCTCGAGCTTGCGCATGTGCCCATCGAGACGGATCACCGGAGGCTGGCCCACGGTGATGTGGAGGTCGCTGGCCTTCTGATGCACGACGGTGTGCAGCAGTTTGTCGATGAGGATCGTTCCCATGGAGCGTTCTTGCTCGGTGGTTTTCGCGGGACAAACAGACCGGAGGCCCAGCCAGCGTCGCGCGGGCGAAGCCGCGAAGTGGGGCCGTAGCCCGCGCGGCATCCACGCACCGCCGGCGTGCGGATGTTGGACCGAACGTTTTTTGCGACCTCGAGACGAAGCCGCAGTTAGACCGCCTCTTCGAGTGCCGTTGCGCTAATCCGCGCTTCGAGCCGATGAGTCAGCAGGCTCGAGTCGCGGTTGGTTCCGTATCGCAATCAGGCCCCCCACCTGTTTCCCGCCGTGTGGATGAGTCGGCAGGAGTTTTGCGCCGCCACGCAAGAGTCGCGGGCAGCGCAAGATTATTCGCCCGGAGTCGTGCCAGGCCAAGAAAAGTCGAGTTCCCCGGGCGGCACATCCACGGCGCCGCACAACATTTTAACGTTCTTGGATGGGTCTCGGTCGCGGTGACGCCACGCGAGTGGACTGCGCGAAAGACCAATTCAGCATTGCACTTCAGTCTATTTATATTCTCTATTTTAAC encodes:
- a CDS encoding type IV pilus twitching motility protein PilT, with the translated sequence MGTILIDKLLHTVVHQKASDLHITVGQPPVIRLDGHMRKLETKVLEPDDTVGLMKSITPERCQQELQEMGGTDFGFAFGDAARFRVAVFKQRGTVGMVLRRIPNEFLSFDQLGLPPVCSSLIMRPRGLFLVTGPTGSGKSTSLASMINYINDTVDHHIITIEDPIEFYHKHKKSTVNQREIGVDVPSFPEAIRRALRMDPDVILVGEMRDLATIEAAITAAETGHVVFGTLHTTGAEGTVNRIIDVFPTTQQEQIRVQLSTSIIGVLSQALIPKIGGGRAAAFEMLVVTPAIANLIRENKTFRITSAIQTGAKYGMQLLDDNLFKLWRSGKCTKEDVMVKSNKPDDLARRIMQAEKGIFEDEDDAARRQDEDDDKGKKK